A genomic region of Arachis stenosperma cultivar V10309 chromosome 9, arast.V10309.gnm1.PFL2, whole genome shotgun sequence contains the following coding sequences:
- the LOC130949636 gene encoding uncharacterized protein LOC130949636: MYSRFLDLFASLHVNIPFIKAIQQMPAFIKYKKELLPRKSSIKGGQTIVLNKECSALIQPELPAKRRDPRSFHIPCAIGEIMFDRALCDLGASINLLPISLAKRLQINEIMSTDVVIRLADKTQKQAIGVVENMLLKVGKYFLPTDFVILDMEESHTHPIILGRPFLVTARALIDVEKRELILRIHDERLSFNVFKLSQEADQEHKEPSKDHNEMLKEEASTEAHSTYLETPLVDKQGKQQLPQLKEKLEEPKPLEGCEDNIKTPLKEEVIKSKAISKEIRKKVPRRWRKKKIPTEDFSPGDRVISAYFPDIPPNLPTVPSQLPKVFTINRVLSLEHVEIIDTTNGYKSTTRGEDFKHYQPP; encoded by the coding sequence ATGTACTCAAGGTTCCTAGATTTGTTTGCATCTCTGCATGTGAACATACCATTCATCAAGGCCATCCAACAAATGCCTGCATTCATCAAGTATAAGAAGGAACTTCTTCCCAGGAAAAGCTCAATCAAAGGAGGCCAGACTATAGTGTTGaacaaggaatgtagtgccCTTATTCAACCTGAGTTGCCTGCAAAAAGAAGAGACCCAAGGAGTTTTCACATCCCCTGTGCCATAGGGGAAATAATGTTTGATAGAGCACTCTGTGATTTGggggcaagcatcaacttacTGCCCATATCCTTGGCGAAGAGGCTGCAGATCAATGAGATAATGTCCACAGATGTAGTCATCAGACTGGCTGACAAGACTCAAAAgcaagcaataggagtggtGGAAAATATGTTGTTAAAGGTTGGGAAATACTTTCTCCCAACAGACTTTGTCATCCTGGACATGGAAGAGAGTCACACTCACCCAATCATAttgggaagacccttcctagttACGGCaagagcactcatagatgtggaGAAAAGGGAGCTAATATTGAGAATCCATGATGAACGGCTCAGCTTTAATGTCTTCAAACTCTCACAAGAAGCAGACCAAGAGCACAAGGAACCAAGCAAAGATCATAATGAGATGCtgaaggaggaagcaagcacTGAAGCACACTCAACCTATCTGGAGACCCCTTTGGTTGATAAACAAGGGAAACAGCAACTACCACAGCTCAAGGAAAAGTTGGAGGAACCTAAACCTCTAGAGGGATGTGAAGACAACATCAAAACCCCCTTAAAGGAAGAAGTCATCAAGAGCAAGGCAATATCAAAAGAAATAAGGAAGAAGGTACCAAGGAGGTGGAGGAAAAAAAAGATCCCTACGGAAGACTTTTCTCCAGGGGATAGAGTGATCTCAGCTTACTTCCCAGATATTCCCCCTAATCTCCCCACTGTACCATCTCAGTTACCTAAAGTTTTCACAATCAACAGAGTTCTTTCCCTGGAACATGTAGAGATCATTGATACAACCAATGGATACAAGTCCACAACAAGAGGGGAGGACTTCAAACATTACCAACCACCCTAA